The following are encoded together in the Daucus carota subsp. sativus chromosome 5, DH1 v3.0, whole genome shotgun sequence genome:
- the LOC108221896 gene encoding uncharacterized protein LOC108221896, whose amino-acid sequence MLIPMGFRTTSSVLHHKLPRLSHFNKNLLTGGRGGGYPSFVATISTQKEAAMATHQPSQNTLQPVQVAKRLEKFKTTIFTQMSMLAVKHGAINLGQGFPNFDGPEFVKEAAIQAIKDGNNQYARGYGVPDLNSAVAERFKNDTGLVVDPEKEVTVTSGCTEAIAATILGLINPDDEVILFAPFYDSYEATLSMAGAKIKCITLRPPDFSIPIDELKSAISKNTRAILMNTPHNPTGKMFTRDELNTIASLCIENDVLVFSDEVYDKLAFEMDHISIASLPGMYERTVTLNSLGKTFSLTGWKIGWAIAPPHLTWGVRQAHSYLTFATSTPMQHAAAVALQTSDAYYAELKRDYLAKKKILEDGLKAVGFTVYPSSGTYFIIVDHTPFGLEDDISFCEYLIKEVGVVAIPTSVFYLNKEDGKNLVRFTFCKDEGTLRSAVERMKQKLSRK is encoded by the exons ATGCTTATACCCATGGGCTTCCGAACTACATCTAGTGTTTTACATCACAAATTACCCCGTCTTTCTCACTTTAACAAAAACTTATTAACCGGCGGCCGCGGCGGCGGCTACCCTTCTTTTGTCGCTACAATTTCAACCCAGAAGGAGGCGGCTATGGCCACTCATCAGCCTTCCCAGAACACCCTTCAGCCCGTACAG GTTGCCAAGCGTTTGGAGAAATTTAAAACAACGATATTCACCCAAATGAGTATGCTAGCTGTCAAACATGGAGCAATTAATCTTGGACAAGGCTTTCCCAATTTTGATGGCCCGGAATTTGTTAAAGAAGCAGCAATTCAGGCCATCAAGGATGGAAATAACCAATATGCCCGTGGGTATGGAGTCCCTGATCTCAACTCAGCTGTGGCTGAACGGTTCAAGAATGATACTGGACTGGTGGTGGACCCAGAAAAGGAAGTTACCGTGACTTCTGGATGCACTGAAGCAATTGCTGCAACTATCCTAGGCTTGATAAATCCAGACGACGAGGTGATACTCTTTGCTCCTTTCTATGATTCTTACGAGGCCACACTATCTATGGCCGGTGCCAAAATAAAGTGCATTACCTTAAGACCTCCCGATTTTTCAATCCCAATTGATGAGCTCAAGTCTGCAATCTCAAAGAATACGCGGGCGATCCTTATGAATACGCCTCATAACCCTACAGGAAAGATGTTCACTAGGGATGAGCTCAATACGATTGCATCCCTCTGTATTGAAAACGATGTTTTAGTTTTCAGTGATGAAGTTTATGACAAGTTAGCATTTGAAATGGATCACATTTCAATAGCTTCTCTCCCAGGAATGTATGAGAGGACTGTGACACTCAACTCCTTGGGGAAGACCTTCTCTCTTACTGGCTGGAAGATTGGATGGGCTATAGCTCCACCTCACCTGACATGGGGAGTGAGACAAGCACATTCGTATCTCACATTTGCTACTTCTACGCCAATGCAACATGCAGCTGCAGTAGCTCTTCAAACCTCAGATGCCTACTATGCAGAGCTGAAGAGAGATTACCTTGCAAAGAAGAAAATTTTGGAGGATGGATTGAAAGCTGTTGGATTTACTGTATACCCATCAAGTGGGACATACTTTATAATCGTAGATCACACCCCTTTTGGTCTGGAAGATGATATATCGTTTTGCGAATATCTGATTAAAGAGGTCGGCGTGGTGGCTATTCCAACAAGCGTGTTTTACTTGAACAAGGAAGATGGTAAAAATCTTGTAAGATTTACGTTCTGCAAGGATGAGGGAACTCTCAGAAGTGCAGTTGAGAGAATGAAACAGAAGTTGTCGAGAAAGTAA